In Nocardioides nitrophenolicus, the genomic window GACCGTGATCTTCTCCTCGTGGCGGACCCGGCCGGTGGGACCCTTCGGCTGCTTCTCGGGTACGTTGGCGGGCGGGTCGGGAACGGCGCGCACCGCGGGACCCGGCGCGTCGGCGGTCGGCCGGAACAGGTCGTCCGCGGCCGGCATGCTCACACGTCGAGGCAACGGACCGCCACCTCCTTCGCGAGCTGGCGGTACGCCTCCGCCCCGCTCGAGCCGGAGGCGTACGACGTGATCGGCTCGCCGGCGACGGTGGAGTCGGAGAACTTCACCGTGCGTCGGATCACGGTGTGGAAGACCTGGTCGCCCCAGGCCTGCACCAGGCGCTCCAACACCTCGCGCCCGTGGAGGGTGCGGCCGTCGTACATGGTGCCGAGGACGCCGTCGACCTCCAGGCCGGGGTTGAGCCGCTGCTTGACCTTGTCGATGGTGGCCTTGAGCAGCGCGACGCCGCGCAGCGCGAAGTACTCGCACTCCAGCGGCACGATCACGCCGTCGGAGGCGGTGAGCGCGTTGACCGTCAGCAGGCCGAGCGAGGGCTGGCAGTCGATGAGGATGACGTCGTACTGCTCGATCGCCGGGGCGAGCACGCGCTTCAGCGTCTGCTCGCGGGCGACCTCGTGGACCAGCTGCACCTCGGCGGCGGACAGGTCGATGTTGGACGGCAGCAGGTCCATGCCCGGCACGCCGGAGGGCACCACGACCTCGTCGAGGGTGGCCTCCGGGTCCATGAGCAGGTTGTAGACCGTGCTCTCCATCTCGTGCGGGTTGAGGCCCAGGCCCACCGACAGCGAGCCCTGCGGGTCGAAGTCGACGAGCAGCACCTTGCGGCCGTACTCGGCCAGCGCCGCGCCCAGGTTGATGGTCGTCGTGGTCTTGCCGACGCCACCCTTCTGGTTGCACATCGAGATCACCCGGGCGTTCCCGTGGGCCGTCACCGGCTTCGGGTCGGGCAGCACCGGCATCGGCCGCCCGGTCGGGCCCAGCTCGCCGGACTGGGTCTGCACCGCCGCCGTCTCGGGCGCGGCGCGGTCCGGCAGTGGGAACTGCAGCGTCATCGCGTCCTCGCGCGTCGCCTCCCCGGTCACGGCCGCGTCCTCCGTGCCGAGCGGTACGTCGCTGCCGGGCGCCGGGATCGGCATCCTCGGCGGCATGTCGGGTGCACTGGATCCTCCGTAGAAGCCGACCATCGCCCTCACCTTTGTCTGAGTGGTTGCGGGCTCCTTCCCCAGAGCCCGGGACTCCTCCATCCAACAATGTCGACACGGCGACATTCGGGAGGCGCGCCGCGAGGAGTGCTCAGCCTTCGATCCCGGTCGCGCTAGCCGCCCAGCGCGCGCATCGCCTCGGTCCGGACGACGGCCTCGCCCGCCTCGTCGGACGCGGCGAGGTCGACCACGGCCTCGATGACCCAGTCGTGGTGGCCCTCGGGATCGTGCAGGGTCTGGACGACGCGCCACTCGCCGCTCGCGCTCCTGTCGACCGCGAGGAGCGCCGGTCCGCGGGCGTCGGCATCGGTGAGGAGCCGTTCATGCTCGTCGTAATACCCCTCGAGCGCCGCATCCCAACGGTCCGCGGTCATCTCCGATCCTTCGGGCTCCACCGCGGCGAGGGCGTCGACGTCGTCGCGGGCGACCAGCTCGACCCGGCGCCACAGCGCGTTGCGGACCATCACCTCGAAGACCCGGCCCTGCTGGCTCAGCGGTCGTGGTGGGGGCGGCGGCGCGTGGTCGTGGACCGCTCGCGACGCGTGCTCGGGGTCGCTGAGCGCCTCCCACTCGTCGAGCAGCGAGGAGTCGACCTGGCGCACCGTCTCCCCTAGCCACTCGACGAGCAGGTCCAGCTCCTCGGTGCGGTACGTCGCGGGCACGGTCTGGCGCAGCGCCCGGTAGGCGTCGGTGAGGTAGCGCAGCACCAGCCCCTCGGAGCGGGCCACCTGATAGCGCGAGACGAGGTCGGTGAAGCCCATCCCCTGCTCCCACATCTGCCGCACGACCGACTTGGGCGCCAGCGCGTCGGGCGCCAGCCAGGGATGCCGCTCGCGATAGGTCTCGAAGAGCGGCTCGAGCAGCTCGCTGAGCGGCTCGGGCCAGGTGATGTCCTCCACCAGGGCCATCCGCTCGTCGTACTCGACGCCCTCGGCCTTGAGTGCCGCGATCGCCTCGCCCCGGGCGGCGTGCCGCTGGGCCATCAGCAGCGGGCGCGGAGCCTCCAGAGTCGCCTCGACCACCGACACGATGTCGAGGGTGAAGGTCTCGGCGTCGGGGTCGAGCACGTCGAGCACAGCGAGCGCGAAGTGCGAGAGCGGCTGGTTGAGCGCGAAGTCCTCCGGCAGCGCCTCGGTGAGCACATAGCGCCGGCCGAAGGCGTCGACCTCGTCGAGCCGGGTCAGCACCTCGGAGGTGACCAGGCTGCGCGCCAGCCGGACCGCGCGCTTGGCCAGGCGGAGCTGGCTGCGCCGCTCCTCGTGGTTGTCCATCAGCAGTCGGCGCAGCACCGGGAAGGCGTCCTCCTCGCGGGAGAGCACGTTGACCAGCATCGCGTTGTCGACCTTCATCTGCGACTTCAGCGGGTCCGGCTTGCCGGCGACCAGCTTCTCGAAGGTCTGCTCGCTCCACACGACGGTGCCCTCGGGCGGCTTGCGCAGCTGCGGCTTGGACTTCTTCTTCGGGTTGGCGGCGTTCTTGGCCTCGGACTTGGCCTTCGCCTTCTCGTTGTCGATGACGTGCTCAGGGGCCTGGACGACGACATAGCCCGCCGTGTCGAAGCCGGCCCGCCCCGCGCGGCCGGCGATCTGCAGGAACTCGCGGGTCCGCAGCACCCGCTGCCGCGAGCCGTCGAACTTGGCCAGGCCGGTGAACAGCACCGTGCGGATCGGCACGTTGATGCCGACCCCGAGGGTGTCCGTGCCGCAGATGACCGTCAGCAGGCCGGCCTGCGCGAGCTGCTCGACGAGGCGGCGGTAGCGCGGCAGCATGCCGGCGTGGTGGACGCCGATCCCCTGCCGCAGCAGCTTGTTGAGGGTCTTGCCGAAGCCGGCGGCGAAGCGGACGCCGGCGATCCGCTCGGCGATCTGCTCCTTGCGCTCCTTCGGCACCACCAGGTCGAGCCGGCCCGGGCCGCTGAGCAGCGACACGGCGTGCTCGACGGCGGCGGCCTGGGTGAAGTGGACGACGTACACGGGGCCCTGGCCGGTGGTGACCAGCTCGGTGAGCTTCTCCCCCATCGGCTCCAGGGACCACGAGAAGTCCAGCGGGACGGGGCGCTCGGCCTGGTCGACGATGGTCGTGTCGCGGCCGTTGCGGCGGGTCAGGTCGGCGGCGAGCTCGGTGGTGTCGCCGAGGGTGGCCGACATGAGCAGGAACTGCGCCTGGGGCAGCTCGATGAGCGGCACCTGCCAGGCCCAGCCGCGGCCCGGCTCGCCGTAGAAGTGGAACTCGTCCATCACGACCATGCCGACGTCGGCCCGGTCGCCCTCGCGCAGCGCGATGTTGGCGAGCACCTCCGCGGTGCACGCGATGACCGGGGCGTCGGCGTTGACCGCGACGTCGCCGGTGAGCATGCCGACGTCGGCGGCGCCGAAGATCTCGACCAGGTCGAAGAACTTCTCGCTCACCAGCGCCTTGATCGGCGCGGTGTAGAAGGTCACCCGGTCATCGGCGAGCGCCCCCATCGCGGCCGCCATCGCGACCAGCGACTTGCCGGATCCGGTCGGCGTCGCGAGCACCACGTTGTCACCCGCCAGCAGCGCGAGGATCGCGTCCTCCTGGTGGGGGTAGAGGGTCAGCCCCTGTCTCTCGGTGTGCGCCAGGATCCGGTCGTACGCCGCGTCACTCGACTCAGCCATGGCGCGCCCTCGGGTGCGCGGTGGCGAACACCTCGCGCAGGTTGTCGACGGTGACGAGCGTGTAGACCTGCGTCGTGGTGACCGACGCGTGCCCGAGCAGCTCCTGGACCACGCGCACGTCGGCGCCGCCGTCGAGCAGGTGGGTGGCGAACGAGTGGCGCAGCGTGTGGGGCGAGACGTCGCGGGTCACCCCCGCCCGCTCGGCGGCCTTGACCAGCACCGCCCACGCCGACTGGCGCGAGAGCCGGCCACCGCGGGCGTTGAGGAGGAGCGCGGGCGTCGCGGCCGAGACGAGCGCGGGCCGCCCCCGCACCAGGTACGCCGACAGCGCGGCCCGTGCGTACGACCCGACCGGCACCAGTCGCTCCTTGCCGCCCTTGCCGCGCAGCAGCAGGGTCGCGTCGCCCGGGTCGAGGTCCGGCTCGGCGAGATGGCTGACGTCGTCGACGTCGAGCCCGACCGCCTCGGAGATCCGGGCGCCCGTGCCGTAGAGGATCTCGAGCAGCGCCCGGTCCCGCAGCGCGAGCGGGGTGTCCGGCGCACCGGCGGCCTCCAGGATCGCCTCGACGTCGGCCAGGGGCAGCGCCTTGGGCAGCCGCTTCGCCGGGCTCGGCGGCTTGACCGCCGCGGCCGGGTCGACCCGGGCCAGCCCGTCGGCGACCGCGAACCTGTGGAAGCCGCGGACCGCCACCACCGTGCGCGCGGCGCTCGACGCGCTCAGCGGCGGGTGGTCGGCGTCGCCCTCGCGCAGCCGCATCAGGAACTCGGTGACGGTGGCCTCCGTGACCGCGTCCAGCGAGTCGATCCCGGCGGCGGCGAGGTGGGCGCGGTAGCGGCGCAGGTCGCGCTGGTAAGACGTCAGCGTGTTGGCCGCCAGCCCCTTCTCGACCGCGAGGTGGTCCAGGTACGTGCGGACCGCCCGGTCCACCGCGCCTGGTCCACTCACGCGGTCAGGTTAGGCCATGGCGCCGACCCGTCAGGCCAGCGCCTCCGCGACCG contains:
- a CDS encoding ParA family protein; this translates as MPVLPDPKPVTAHGNARVISMCNQKGGVGKTTTTINLGAALAEYGRKVLLVDFDPQGSLSVGLGLNPHEMESTVYNLLMDPEATLDEVVVPSGVPGMDLLPSNIDLSAAEVQLVHEVAREQTLKRVLAPAIEQYDVILIDCQPSLGLLTVNALTASDGVIVPLECEYFALRGVALLKATIDKVKQRLNPGLEVDGVLGTMYDGRTLHGREVLERLVQAWGDQVFHTVIRRTVKFSDSTVAGEPITSYASGSSGAEAYRQLAKEVAVRCLDV
- a CDS encoding DEAD/DEAH box helicase, translating into MAESSDAAYDRILAHTERQGLTLYPHQEDAILALLAGDNVVLATPTGSGKSLVAMAAAMGALADDRVTFYTAPIKALVSEKFFDLVEIFGAADVGMLTGDVAVNADAPVIACTAEVLANIALREGDRADVGMVVMDEFHFYGEPGRGWAWQVPLIELPQAQFLLMSATLGDTTELAADLTRRNGRDTTIVDQAERPVPLDFSWSLEPMGEKLTELVTTGQGPVYVVHFTQAAAVEHAVSLLSGPGRLDLVVPKERKEQIAERIAGVRFAAGFGKTLNKLLRQGIGVHHAGMLPRYRRLVEQLAQAGLLTVICGTDTLGVGINVPIRTVLFTGLAKFDGSRQRVLRTREFLQIAGRAGRAGFDTAGYVVVQAPEHVIDNEKAKAKSEAKNAANPKKKSKPQLRKPPEGTVVWSEQTFEKLVAGKPDPLKSQMKVDNAMLVNVLSREEDAFPVLRRLLMDNHEERRSQLRLAKRAVRLARSLVTSEVLTRLDEVDAFGRRYVLTEALPEDFALNQPLSHFALAVLDVLDPDAETFTLDIVSVVEATLEAPRPLLMAQRHAARGEAIAALKAEGVEYDERMALVEDITWPEPLSELLEPLFETYRERHPWLAPDALAPKSVVRQMWEQGMGFTDLVSRYQVARSEGLVLRYLTDAYRALRQTVPATYRTEELDLLVEWLGETVRQVDSSLLDEWEALSDPEHASRAVHDHAPPPPPRPLSQQGRVFEVMVRNALWRRVELVARDDVDALAAVEPEGSEMTADRWDAALEGYYDEHERLLTDADARGPALLAVDRSASGEWRVVQTLHDPEGHHDWVIEAVVDLAASDEAGEAVVRTEAMRALGG
- a CDS encoding site-specific tyrosine recombinase XerD; the encoded protein is MSGPGAVDRAVRTYLDHLAVEKGLAANTLTSYQRDLRRYRAHLAAAGIDSLDAVTEATVTEFLMRLREGDADHPPLSASSAARTVVAVRGFHRFAVADGLARVDPAAAVKPPSPAKRLPKALPLADVEAILEAAGAPDTPLALRDRALLEILYGTGARISEAVGLDVDDVSHLAEPDLDPGDATLLLRGKGGKERLVPVGSYARAALSAYLVRGRPALVSAATPALLLNARGGRLSRQSAWAVLVKAAERAGVTRDVSPHTLRHSFATHLLDGGADVRVVQELLGHASVTTTQVYTLVTVDNLREVFATAHPRARHG